In Anaerolineales bacterium, the following proteins share a genomic window:
- a CDS encoding crosslink repair DNA glycosylase YcaQ family protein encodes MPTLDLKKLQTHRARTFNLPPQRRLSSPAQARAFIEKRGFVYFWPIKGIDLPSLWTAVAGARPVADAHDDPGHITWGWKDNALDKKIWYYAKILRKKATMISLDVAPYFYALSENYGSPDEDYLLAYEEGRLTQSAKQVYEALLSEGALNTLDLRKAAKLSNAKDSEFNKALEVLQADFKILPVGVAQAGVWKYSHIYEIVPRHFPKLPEQARKIGEGAARLKLLELYFESVGAATESDAAKLFGWKKELLARAVAGLVQKKVVVESNHPKQKGTWLALKRVVVE; translated from the coding sequence ATGCCCACTTTGGATTTGAAAAAACTACAAACGCATCGTGCGCGGACGTTCAACCTGCCTCCCCAGCGGAGGCTTTCATCGCCCGCCCAAGCGCGCGCCTTCATCGAAAAACGCGGCTTCGTCTACTTCTGGCCCATCAAAGGCATTGACCTCCCTTCGCTGTGGACAGCTGTTGCGGGCGCGCGCCCCGTCGCTGACGCGCACGACGACCCGGGTCACATCACCTGGGGTTGGAAGGATAACGCGCTCGATAAAAAGATTTGGTACTACGCAAAGATACTCCGCAAAAAAGCGACGATGATCTCGCTCGATGTCGCGCCCTATTTTTACGCGCTCTCCGAAAATTACGGCTCGCCCGATGAAGATTATCTGCTCGCCTATGAAGAGGGGAGGTTGACTCAGTCCGCCAAGCAAGTCTATGAAGCCCTGTTGAGCGAAGGCGCGTTGAACACGCTCGACCTCCGCAAAGCGGCGAAACTATCCAACGCAAAAGATTCCGAGTTCAACAAAGCGCTGGAGGTTTTACAAGCCGATTTCAAAATTCTGCCCGTCGGCGTCGCGCAAGCGGGCGTGTGGAAGTATTCGCACATTTACGAGATCGTCCCGCGCCATTTTCCGAAACTGCCCGAGCAAGCGCGCAAAATCGGCGAAGGCGCGGCGCGCCTCAAATTGCTCGAACTGTATTTTGAATCCGTCGGTGCCGCGACCGAATCCGACGCGGCGAAATTATTTGGCTGGAAGAAAGAATTGCTCGCGCGGGCGGTCGCTGGATTGGTTCAGAAGAAAGTCGTTGTTGAATCCAACCATCCAAAACAAAAAGGGACGTGGCTGGCGTTAAAAAGAGTAGTGGTCGAGTAG
- a CDS encoding 6-pyruvoyl-tetrahydropterin synthase-related protein: protein MQNKDGFARLVLFTALLFGLIVRLAAPIAASGPVNDGGLFLQMTRDLQANHFVLPETTTYNNSNIPFAYPPLGFYLAGLLQSVLKNSLISIFTYLPAIISTVAILAFYFLARQFVSDSLHASIAALFYALIPKSFDWAVMGGGVTRAPALVFSFLTLAFAYRLFTTKDTRNLLPASICAAALTLSHPEIALQTAFSVFILALFFLRGRKSFFHASAVAALIVTLTSPWWLTVIARHGLAPFQAALGAHPRDFASSLLYLFQFNLSGEVILDVVAMLGLIGLISDFRRRDFFLPAWIGLSFLSDPRAAPFASLTPLLLLAVRGLESTLKGIVLPASASDVFESTFARRVLLGVTAYLFLSGLIFSMQLGNQYRILPAERQTLTWIQQNTPADSRFLVLTDDAALSDPLSEWFPALTERTSLVTVQGHEWTPNFPLRESLREYAEAQSCLNQEISCLSDWDFDYVYIRRVRPNAEGGVAPQISVLEASLRGSEEFVVVYDSDVAVIFSRGKPTSNAIGPRINSHMATPRPNWSARKPRASGRSLASGSVTAPIAMTLAD, encoded by the coding sequence ATGCAAAACAAAGACGGATTTGCACGACTCGTTTTGTTCACTGCGCTCTTGTTCGGATTGATCGTGCGACTCGCCGCGCCGATCGCCGCAAGCGGACCCGTCAACGACGGCGGGTTGTTTTTGCAAATGACGCGCGACTTGCAAGCGAATCATTTTGTATTGCCAGAAACAACAACCTACAACAATTCGAACATTCCATTTGCATACCCGCCGCTTGGATTTTATCTCGCAGGATTGTTGCAAAGCGTTTTGAAAAACTCTCTTATTTCAATTTTCACTTATCTCCCCGCGATTATTTCAACTGTTGCCATTCTCGCTTTTTATTTTCTGGCGCGCCAATTTGTCAGCGATTCGCTTCACGCGTCCATCGCCGCGTTGTTCTACGCGTTGATACCAAAAAGTTTCGACTGGGCAGTGATGGGCGGAGGCGTCACACGCGCGCCCGCGCTAGTCTTTTCATTTCTGACGCTCGCGTTCGCATATCGCCTCTTCACGACAAAAGACACGCGCAACCTCCTCCCTGCTTCGATCTGCGCGGCGGCGCTCACGCTCTCGCATCCCGAGATCGCGTTGCAAACTGCGTTCAGCGTTTTCATCCTCGCGTTATTTTTTCTGCGCGGGCGAAAAAGTTTTTTTCATGCCAGCGCCGTCGCCGCGCTGATCGTCACGCTCACATCCCCGTGGTGGCTCACGGTCATCGCCCGCCACGGACTTGCGCCGTTCCAAGCCGCGCTCGGCGCGCATCCGCGTGATTTCGCATCGTCGCTACTTTATCTCTTCCAATTTAATTTGAGCGGCGAAGTCATCCTCGATGTCGTCGCGATGTTGGGGCTGATCGGTTTAATTTCGGATTTCCGCCGCCGCGACTTTTTTCTGCCAGCGTGGATCGGACTCAGTTTTTTAAGCGACCCACGTGCGGCGCCGTTCGCTTCTTTGACTCCCTTACTTCTGCTCGCCGTGCGGGGACTTGAATCGACCCTCAAGGGAATCGTCCTCCCTGCCTCAGCCAGCGACGTGTTCGAGTCAACGTTTGCGCGCCGCGTTCTGCTCGGCGTGACTGCCTATCTATTTCTTTCGGGATTAATCTTCTCGATGCAACTTGGGAATCAATATCGAATCCTTCCCGCTGAAAGACAAACGCTGACTTGGATTCAACAAAACACGCCAGCCGACAGCCGCTTCCTCGTATTGACTGACGACGCCGCGTTGAGCGATCCGCTTTCGGAGTGGTTCCCCGCGCTCACCGAGCGGACGAGTCTCGTCACGGTTCAGGGTCACGAGTGGACGCCGAATTTTCCATTGCGCGAAAGCCTGCGAGAGTACGCGGAAGCGCAATCGTGTTTGAATCAAGAAATCAGTTGTTTATCAGATTGGGATTTTGATTACGTTTACATCCGCCGCGTGCGACCAAACGCCGAGGGCGGAGTTGCGCCGCAAATCTCGGTACTTGAAGCATCACTGCGCGGGTCGGAGGAGTTTGTCGTTGTTTATGATTCGGATGTTGCTGTCATCTTCTCACGCGGCAAGCCGACGAGCAATGCGATTGGTCCTAGAATCAACAGCCACATGGCAACGCCGAGACCGAATTGGTCGGCGAGGAAGCCGAGGGCGAGCGGGAGAAGTTTGGCTAGCGGATCCGTCACCGCGCCGATCGCCATGACGCTCGCAGATTGA
- the hemW gene encoding radical SAM family heme chaperone HemW yields the protein MYSLYLHIPFCAHRCAYCDFNTYAGQESLIPAYADALCNEIEFVGSRAERSDSGDEAKVHTIFFGGGTPSLLSPSQFDSILGSIRANFTLTDDVEITIEANPGTVTFSDLAQLRALGINRISYGVQSANMEELRMLERTHSFFDVLEAVTSARKAGFDNLNLDLIYGLPEQSLQTWQTTVKRILDLHPEHISAYALTLEHGTPFGRWAKKGLLPLPDPDLAAEMYEWASETLEANGYVQYEISNWAKDVKGQKSQVEIQPSTFDLRPSTPTFACRHNLQYWRSLPYLAFGAGAHGYANGYRYSNVLRIKTYIERLITDHRSLNTAFPLTPAIVNHHKQTLQDDMSEFMINGLRLTREGISVDEFEQRFEKKLQDVFGKEIDELLKLGLLESKTSEFSKNSEVLRLTPRARLLGNQVFMRFV from the coding sequence GTGTACAGCCTTTATCTTCACATCCCATTCTGCGCGCATCGCTGTGCGTATTGCGATTTCAACACCTACGCGGGACAAGAGTCGTTGATTCCCGCGTACGCGGACGCGCTGTGCAACGAGATCGAATTTGTCGGTTCACGCGCTGAGCGGAGCGATAGCGGAGACGAAGCGAAGGTTCATACAATCTTCTTCGGAGGCGGGACGCCCTCGCTTCTTTCCCCAAGTCAATTTGACTCCATCCTCGGAAGCATTCGCGCCAACTTCACCTTGACCGACGATGTGGAGATTACCATCGAGGCGAATCCTGGCACGGTGACATTTTCTGATTTGGCGCAATTGCGCGCTTTGGGAATCAACCGCATCAGCTACGGAGTCCAATCTGCCAACATGGAAGAACTCCGCATGTTGGAGCGGACTCACTCATTCTTCGACGTTCTCGAAGCCGTGACCTCCGCGCGCAAAGCGGGATTCGACAACTTAAATCTCGACCTGATCTACGGCCTGCCCGAACAGTCTCTGCAAACGTGGCAGACCACCGTCAAGCGGATTCTCGATCTGCATCCCGAACACATCTCCGCCTACGCGTTGACTCTCGAACACGGCACGCCGTTTGGACGCTGGGCAAAGAAGGGACTGCTCCCTCTACCGGATCCCGATCTCGCCGCCGAGATGTACGAATGGGCGAGCGAAACTCTCGAAGCGAATGGGTATGTTCAATATGAGATTTCAAATTGGGCGAAGGACGTCAAAGGTCAAAAGTCTCAAGTCGAAATCCAACCTTCGACCTTTGACCTTCGACCTTCAACCCCCACTTTCGCCTGCCGCCACAACCTCCAATACTGGCGCTCGCTTCCCTATCTCGCCTTCGGCGCTGGCGCGCACGGATACGCTAACGGCTATCGCTACTCCAACGTCCTCCGCATCAAAACCTACATCGAGCGCTTGATCACTGATCACCGATCGCTGAACACTGCTTTTCCCCTCACCCCCGCCATCGTCAACCACCACAAACAAACCCTCCAAGATGACATGTCCGAATTTATGATCAACGGTCTGCGCCTCACGCGCGAGGGAATTTCCGTTGATGAGTTTGAACAACGTTTTGAAAAAAAATTGCAGGATGTATTTGGAAAAGAAATTGACGAACTGTTGAAATTGGGTTTGTTAGAATCCAAGACCTCCGAGTTTTCCAAAAACTCGGAGGTCTTAAGGCTCACCCCTCGCGCCCGCCTGCTCGGCAATCAGGTGTTTATGCGGTTTGTGTGA